One region of Nycticebus coucang isolate mNycCou1 chromosome 10, mNycCou1.pri, whole genome shotgun sequence genomic DNA includes:
- the LOC128596886 gene encoding sialic acid-binding Ig-like lectin 14 isoform X1 — translation MLALLLLPLLWGGSLQVDTGFKVQVPNSVTGQEGLCVLVPCFFSFWSQWSSSPPLYIHWFRDGDHIYFDGAVATNDPDRTVKTQTRDRFLLRGNIRNGNCSLSIKNAKIEDRGSYFLQMEKENGAKYNSEERVNLQVTALTEKPAIHFLEPLESGHPTQLSCSLPGSCPGGRPLTFSWTGGVLQALDPGTLHSSAITLILRPQDHGTNLTCQVKLQNSHVATEKTVQLNVTYAPQNLTISILGNGTGSPSGCGCVTEEQEGSWALLITLIRGALMGAGFLLTYGLTWLYYTRCAGPQGSSIRRPD, via the exons ATGCTggccctgctgctgctgcccctgcTGTGGGGGG GGTCCCTGCAGGTGGACACAGGGTTCAAGGTACAAGTGCCGAATTCGGTGACCGGGCAGGAGGGCCTGTGTGTCCTCGTGCCctgtttcttctccttctggagtCAGTGGTCTTCCTCTCCCCCACTCTACATCCACTGGTTCCGGGATGGGGACCACATATACTTTGATGGTGCTGTGGCCACAAACGACCCAGACAGAACAGTGAAGACACAGACCAGGGACCGATTCCTCCTCCGTGGAAATATCAGGAATGGAAACTGCTCCCTGAGCATCAAAAATGCCAAGATAGAGGACAGAGGGAGTTACTTCTTGCAAATGGAGAAAGAGAATGGTGCAAAATATAATTCTGAAGAGAGGGTGAATCTGCAGGTGACAG CCCTCACAGAGAAACCTGCCATCCACTTTCTGGAGCCTCTGGAGTCTGGCCACCCCACACAGCTGAGCTGCAGCCTGCCAGGATCCTGCCCAGGGGGACGGCCTCTCACGTTCTCCTGGACGGGGGGTGTCCTTCAGGCCCTGGACCCTGGGACCCTTCACTCCTCAGCCATCACCCTCATCCTGAGGCCCCAGGACCATGGCACCAACCTCACCTGTCAGGTGAAACTCCAAAACTCTCATGTGGCCACAGAGAAAACCGTCCAGCTCAATGTCACCT ATGCTCCACAGAACCTCACCATCAGCATTCTCGGAAATGGCACAG gAAGCCCCTCTGGCTGCGGATGTGTGACTGAGGAGCAGGAGGGCTCCTGGGCACTGCTCATCACCCTGATCAGGGGGGCCCTCATGGGGGCTGGCTTCCTCCTCACCTATGGCCTCACCTGGCTCTACTACACCAG GTGTGCGGGCCCCCAGGGAAGCAGCATTAGGAGGCCTGACTGA
- the LOC128596886 gene encoding sialic acid-binding Ig-like lectin 14 isoform X2, whose protein sequence is MLALLLLPLLWGGSLQVDTGFKVQVPNSVTGQEGLCVLVPCFFSFWSQWSSSPPLYIHWFRDGDHIYFDGAVATNDPDRTVKTQTRDRFLLRGNIRNGNCSLSIKNAKIEDRGSYFLQMEKENGAKYNSEERVNLQVTALTEKPAIHFLEPLESGHPTQLSCSLPGSCPGGRPLTFSWTGGVLQALDPGTLHSSAITLILRPQDHGTNLTCQVKLQNSHVATEKTVQLNVTYAPQNLTISILGNGTALKVVNDSVSLLVQEGQSLHLVCVADSNPPARMSWS, encoded by the exons ATGCTggccctgctgctgctgcccctgcTGTGGGGGG GGTCCCTGCAGGTGGACACAGGGTTCAAGGTACAAGTGCCGAATTCGGTGACCGGGCAGGAGGGCCTGTGTGTCCTCGTGCCctgtttcttctccttctggagtCAGTGGTCTTCCTCTCCCCCACTCTACATCCACTGGTTCCGGGATGGGGACCACATATACTTTGATGGTGCTGTGGCCACAAACGACCCAGACAGAACAGTGAAGACACAGACCAGGGACCGATTCCTCCTCCGTGGAAATATCAGGAATGGAAACTGCTCCCTGAGCATCAAAAATGCCAAGATAGAGGACAGAGGGAGTTACTTCTTGCAAATGGAGAAAGAGAATGGTGCAAAATATAATTCTGAAGAGAGGGTGAATCTGCAGGTGACAG CCCTCACAGAGAAACCTGCCATCCACTTTCTGGAGCCTCTGGAGTCTGGCCACCCCACACAGCTGAGCTGCAGCCTGCCAGGATCCTGCCCAGGGGGACGGCCTCTCACGTTCTCCTGGACGGGGGGTGTCCTTCAGGCCCTGGACCCTGGGACCCTTCACTCCTCAGCCATCACCCTCATCCTGAGGCCCCAGGACCATGGCACCAACCTCACCTGTCAGGTGAAACTCCAAAACTCTCATGTGGCCACAGAGAAAACCGTCCAGCTCAATGTCACCT ATGCTCCACAGAACCTCACCATCAGCATTCTCGGAAATGGCACAG CCCTGAAAGTCGTGAATGACAGTGTGTCCCTGCTGGTCCAGGAGGGCCAGTCCCTGcacctggtgtgtgtggctgacaGCAACCCTCCTGCCAGGATGAGCTGGTCCTGA